A genomic region of Barnesiella viscericola DSM 18177 contains the following coding sequences:
- a CDS encoding calcium/sodium antiporter, whose amino-acid sequence MNVILLLVGLFLILSGANFLTDGAAALAKRFNISSLVIGLTIVAFGTSAPELTVSVVSAINGSAELAIGNVVGSNIFNILMIVGVTAVVAPIRITRGTLTKEIPLAILSSVVVLICANDLFLGTGTENVINRADGLLMLCFFLIFLGYTFAIAHNHSDEESAEIKTLPVWRCVVYIVGGLAALIFGGRLFVDGSSEIARSLGVGESIIGLTLVAMGTSLPELATSVVAALKKNPEIAIGNVIGSNLFNVFFVLGASATISPLPLGGITNFDLLYLLGASLLMFFVGKYHKVRMITRTEGIVMIATYVVYTGYLIYQL is encoded by the coding sequence ATCAATGTAATACTCCTGCTTGTAGGGTTGTTTTTGATATTGTCGGGAGCCAACTTTCTGACCGACGGGGCCGCTGCGTTGGCCAAGCGCTTTAATATTTCGTCGCTGGTGATAGGCCTTACGATTGTGGCCTTCGGGACCTCGGCTCCCGAGTTGACCGTGAGTGTGGTGTCGGCCATCAACGGTAGTGCCGAGTTGGCCATCGGTAATGTGGTGGGTAGCAACATCTTCAATATCCTCATGATTGTGGGAGTGACGGCTGTGGTGGCACCAATCCGTATTACTCGGGGAACCCTCACCAAAGAGATTCCGCTGGCTATCCTCTCGTCGGTGGTGGTGCTGATTTGTGCCAATGACCTCTTTCTGGGAACTGGTACCGAGAATGTAATCAACCGGGCCGACGGTCTGCTCATGCTCTGTTTCTTCTTGATATTCCTTGGCTATACGTTTGCCATCGCTCATAATCACAGTGACGAGGAGTCGGCCGAAATCAAGACGTTGCCCGTGTGGCGATGCGTGGTCTACATTGTAGGCGGATTGGCTGCCTTGATTTTCGGAGGGCGCCTGTTTGTCGACGGGTCGAGCGAGATAGCCCGTTCGCTGGGGGTAGGCGAGTCGATTATCGGTCTGACGCTGGTGGCCATGGGTACCTCGCTGCCCGAGTTGGCCACTTCGGTCGTGGCTGCCTTGAAGAAGAATCCCGAGATTGCCATTGGCAATGTGATAGGCTCCAACCTGTTTAATGTCTTTTTCGTGTTGGGAGCCAGTGCCACTATCTCACCTCTGCCTTTGGGCGGTATCACCAATTTCGACTTGCTCTATTTGTTGGGAGCCTCGCTGTTGATGTTCTTTGTGGGCAAGTATCACAAGGTGCGCATGATTACCCGAACCGAGGGTATAGTGATGATTGCCACCTATGTAGTGTATACGGGCTATCTCATTTACCAGCTATGA
- a CDS encoding PaaI family thioesterase has protein sequence MKKIVNPWIKLEKDGYNCFGCAPNNPYGLKMEFYEDGDDIVSFWTPTENYQGWLHTLHGGIQSLLIDEIAGWLVARKLQTLGMTTSLEVKFKNPITTGTCTQLEIRARLKEIRHNFAFISAQIRCDGRLCSSGELTYFCFSKEKAAADFHFTACHTVDEEG, from the coding sequence ATGAAAAAGATTGTCAATCCCTGGATTAAACTTGAAAAAGATGGATACAACTGTTTTGGCTGTGCTCCTAATAATCCCTATGGGCTGAAAATGGAATTTTACGAAGACGGCGATGACATCGTCTCCTTTTGGACCCCTACCGAAAACTATCAAGGGTGGCTGCACACCCTGCACGGTGGCATACAATCTCTGCTCATCGACGAGATTGCAGGGTGGCTCGTAGCCCGCAAACTACAAACCTTGGGTATGACTACCAGTCTGGAAGTTAAGTTCAAAAATCCGATCACCACGGGAACCTGTACCCAATTGGAGATCCGGGCTCGACTGAAAGAGATTCGCCACAATTTTGCCTTTATCTCGGCTCAAATTCGTTGCGACGGTCGACTTTGCTCCTCGGGCGAGCTGACTTACTTCTGTTTTTCCAAAGAGAAGGCTGCCGCCGATTTCCACTTTACGGCCTGTCATACCGTCGATGAGGAGGGATAG